The following proteins are encoded in a genomic region of Mycobacterium kiyosense:
- the pip gene encoding proline iminopeptidase: protein MTPQPTISVPGGLVWAKRVRPAQPSAARPLLVVHGGPGLPHYYLSALERLSDEREVIFWDQLGCGNSQRPADRTLWTMPRSVAEMASVITTLRLSDFHVFGNSWGAMLALQYLLDAPGGVRTLTLSNSAASIPVFAANVIRLKADLDWATRDAIDRHEAAGTTGSAAYRAAVTTWNQTHLCRRQPWPDDLYDAFADMGTEIFETMFGPSVFRIVGTMRDWDVVDRLGGITTPTLLLAARYDEFPPEHMREMHRRIQGSSFEFFEHSAHLPFIEEPERFDALMRDFLRRHD, encoded by the coding sequence ATGACGCCGCAGCCGACGATCTCCGTCCCCGGCGGACTGGTGTGGGCAAAGCGGGTCCGACCCGCTCAGCCGAGCGCTGCCCGCCCACTGCTGGTGGTGCACGGCGGACCCGGGTTGCCGCACTATTACCTGAGTGCGCTGGAACGCCTGTCCGACGAGCGCGAGGTCATCTTCTGGGATCAGCTGGGCTGCGGCAACTCGCAGCGGCCCGCCGACCGGACGCTGTGGACCATGCCGCGCTCGGTAGCCGAAATGGCCTCGGTGATAACGACTCTGAGACTGTCCGACTTCCACGTCTTCGGCAATTCGTGGGGGGCCATGCTCGCCCTGCAGTACCTGCTGGATGCGCCCGGCGGCGTGCGCACCCTGACCCTGTCCAATAGCGCAGCCTCCATTCCGGTGTTCGCCGCCAACGTGATTCGGCTCAAAGCCGACCTGGACTGGGCGACCCGGGACGCCATCGACCGGCACGAGGCCGCCGGCACCACCGGCTCCGCCGCGTACCGGGCCGCGGTCACCACGTGGAACCAGACACACCTGTGCCGCCGCCAACCCTGGCCCGACGACCTCTACGACGCCTTCGCGGACATGGGCACCGAGATCTTCGAGACGATGTTCGGGCCCAGCGTCTTTCGTATCGTCGGGACGATGCGGGACTGGGATGTGGTCGATCGGCTCGGCGGGATCACCACGCCGACGCTGCTGCTCGCCGCGCGCTACGACGAGTTTCCACCCGAGCACATGCGCGAGATGCACCGCCGCATCCAGGGTTCGAGCTTCGAGTTTTTCGAGCACAGCGCCCACCTGCCGTTCATCGAAGAGCCCGAACGCTTCGACGCACTGATGCGCGATTTCCTGCGTCGGCACGATTGA
- a CDS encoding putative transglutaminase-like protein yields MTKREVGASLQVRVTEPTTLEFQIAVAALPGLQVNESLKVTLDGTPVTVREVAGDHGSRIHTGEFGVGDVRIDYEATVTGRAEPPPINEIDASTYLRPSRYAEADKFFGFAGTEFGQFTDSVTVLEKVSSWVGTRLKYVPGSSDPIDGATDTLLAGAGVCRDYAHLVIALLRAVNIPARLVSVYAPGCDPMDFHAVAEALIDGQWRVVDATCLAPRQAMLRIATGRDAADTAFLDNHRGAIELSDMVVTAVTSDDLPRDSVEDLVTLG; encoded by the coding sequence GTGACCAAGCGTGAGGTCGGGGCCAGCCTGCAAGTTCGCGTGACCGAGCCGACGACGCTGGAGTTCCAGATCGCGGTGGCAGCCCTGCCCGGCTTGCAGGTGAACGAATCGCTGAAGGTGACCCTGGACGGCACCCCGGTGACAGTTCGGGAGGTCGCCGGCGACCACGGCTCCCGGATCCACACCGGCGAATTCGGTGTCGGGGATGTCCGGATCGACTACGAGGCGACCGTCACCGGCCGGGCCGAGCCACCTCCGATCAACGAGATCGACGCCTCGACCTACCTGCGGCCCAGCCGGTACGCCGAAGCCGACAAGTTCTTCGGTTTCGCGGGCACCGAGTTCGGCCAGTTCACCGACTCGGTGACCGTGCTGGAGAAGGTGTCGTCGTGGGTGGGCACCCGGCTGAAATATGTTCCAGGTTCCAGTGATCCGATCGACGGCGCGACGGACACGCTGCTCGCCGGCGCCGGGGTGTGCCGCGACTACGCCCACCTGGTGATCGCGTTGCTGCGGGCGGTCAACATCCCCGCCCGACTCGTGTCGGTGTACGCACCGGGATGTGACCCGATGGACTTCCACGCCGTGGCCGAGGCGTTGATCGACGGACAGTGGCGCGTTGTCGACGCGACCTGCCTGGCCCCGCGGCAGGCCATGCTGCGCATCGCCACCGGCCGCGACGCCGCCGACACCGCCTTTCTGGACAACCACCGGGGTGCAATCGAGCTGAGCGACATGGTGGTCACCGCGGTAACCAGCGACGACCTGCCCCGGGACTCCGTCGAAGACCTGGTGACACTGGGCTGA
- a CDS encoding enoyl-CoA hydratase — MYDMPSEIDVRADGPLRIITLNRPDDLNAVNDNLHVGLARLWQRLTDDASARAAVLTGAGKAFSAGGDFAYLAELAEDADLRAKTIRDGREIVLGMARCRIPVVAAVNGPAVGLGCSLVALSDIVYIAPHAFLADPHVQVGLVAADGGPLTWPLHISLLLAKEYALTGTRIRAERAVELGLANHVADDPVAEAVACAERILKLPQQAVESTKRVLNIHLERAVLASIDYALSAEHQSFVTEDFRSIVTKLNATKN; from the coding sequence ATGTACGACATGCCAAGCGAAATCGACGTCCGCGCCGACGGGCCGCTGCGGATCATCACGCTCAACCGGCCCGACGACCTCAACGCGGTCAACGACAACCTGCACGTCGGCCTGGCGCGGCTGTGGCAGCGGCTCACCGACGATGCGTCGGCGCGCGCGGCGGTGTTGACCGGCGCCGGGAAGGCATTCTCCGCCGGCGGTGACTTCGCGTACCTGGCCGAACTCGCCGAGGACGCCGACCTGCGCGCCAAGACCATCCGGGACGGCCGCGAAATCGTGCTGGGCATGGCCCGCTGCCGAATCCCGGTGGTGGCGGCGGTCAACGGCCCCGCGGTCGGGTTGGGCTGCAGCCTGGTGGCACTCAGCGACATCGTCTACATCGCGCCGCACGCCTTTCTGGCCGACCCGCACGTGCAGGTGGGACTGGTGGCCGCCGACGGCGGCCCGCTGACCTGGCCGCTGCACATCAGCCTGTTGCTGGCCAAGGAATATGCGTTGACCGGCACCAGGATTCGCGCCGAGCGGGCAGTCGAGCTCGGCCTGGCCAACCATGTCGCCGACGATCCGGTCGCCGAGGCGGTGGCCTGCGCAGAGCGCATCCTGAAGTTGCCGCAGCAGGCGGTGGAAAGCACCAAGCGGGTGCTCAACATCCATTTGGAGCGCGCGGTGCTCGCCAGCATCGACTACGCGCTATCTGCGGAGCATCAGTCCTTCGTCACCGAAGACTTCCGCTCGATCGTCACCAAACTCAACGCGACTAAAAACTAG
- a CDS encoding acyl-CoA dehydrogenase, translated as MDFRDSPQEAEFRERLRSWLALHAKEFGGSGDEYWARQADWHRALYQEGFFGLSWPREYGGWELPPVYDVIVDEEIARAGAPPRPSVGYLVIGIGRHGSDELRQRFLPGIINGTERWCQGFSEPGAGSDLASLTTTATLRPDGDEYVIHGHKIWTSYSDVADWCLLLARTDPVAKRHRGISAFVISMKQDGVQQRPLQMINGVTNEFGQVSFDGARVPADRMVGAPGDGWAVAMTVVGHEREPSTLGYAARYNKLVAQLVDRSQGEVDDDVAWAAVQAQMLTHHVRRRLSEQLDGVSHGPEGSLDKLLMTWVEQSVGHAALAVGGTRDPDLLSAYLYSRAQSVMGGTSQIQKNIIASRILGLGV; from the coding sequence GTGGACTTTCGTGACTCACCGCAGGAGGCGGAGTTCCGGGAACGGCTGCGGTCGTGGCTTGCCTTGCACGCCAAGGAGTTCGGCGGCTCCGGTGACGAGTACTGGGCGCGCCAGGCGGACTGGCATCGGGCCCTCTACCAGGAGGGGTTCTTCGGTTTGTCGTGGCCGCGGGAGTACGGCGGTTGGGAGCTGCCGCCGGTCTACGACGTCATCGTCGACGAGGAGATCGCGCGCGCCGGTGCCCCGCCGCGGCCCAGCGTCGGCTACCTGGTGATCGGCATCGGCCGGCACGGCAGCGACGAACTGCGGCAACGGTTCCTGCCGGGCATCATCAACGGCACCGAACGCTGGTGTCAGGGCTTCAGCGAGCCGGGCGCGGGATCGGACCTGGCGTCGCTGACCACCACCGCCACCCTCAGGCCGGACGGCGACGAGTACGTGATCCACGGCCACAAGATCTGGACCAGCTACTCCGACGTCGCCGACTGGTGCCTGCTGCTGGCGCGCACCGACCCGGTCGCCAAGCGGCACCGCGGCATCTCCGCGTTCGTCATCTCGATGAAACAGGATGGGGTGCAACAACGGCCGTTGCAGATGATCAACGGCGTCACCAACGAATTCGGGCAGGTGAGTTTCGACGGCGCCCGGGTGCCCGCGGATCGGATGGTGGGCGCCCCCGGCGACGGCTGGGCGGTCGCGATGACCGTCGTCGGGCACGAGCGTGAACCGTCCACGCTGGGCTACGCCGCGCGATACAACAAACTGGTGGCGCAGCTGGTGGACCGTAGCCAAGGGGAAGTGGACGACGATGTGGCGTGGGCGGCGGTGCAGGCGCAGATGCTGACCCACCACGTGCGCCGGCGGCTGTCCGAACAACTCGACGGTGTGTCGCACGGCCCGGAAGGTTCGCTGGACAAGTTGTTGATGACCTGGGTGGAACAGTCCGTCGGGCACGCCGCGCTGGCCGTCGGCGGCACCCGCGACCCGGACCTGCTCAGCGCCTACCTCTACAGCCGCGCGCAAAGCGTCATGGGCGGCACGTCACAGATACAGAAGAACATCATCGCCTCACGAATCCTGGGATTGGGAGTCTGA
- a CDS encoding acyl-CoA dehydrogenase — protein MDVRLTAEQQQLRDAAAKLADDLGPGAVGDLADQSRIARLDKQIELTGWRSLRSDDASGVEVAIVAEEFGRRLVDAPFLGPVLADDLTRHLDSGAGQATVAVDDRAIDARGYQRAVTLSGTTVLACDLGADADGADLTRSCVGLTGSPTPLGEVSAEAAERWRALALVATAADLVGAARGAHAVACDYAKIREQYGKPIGSYQAIAHLLAESLALIEGSVSVLRHAAWAVDELEPTEAVQAARVAKVYCARAARTVCETAIQVHGGIGNTWECLVHVYLRRALTSTELWPVTLREVGRGLS, from the coding sequence ATGGATGTACGTCTGACGGCTGAACAGCAGCAATTGCGCGACGCCGCCGCGAAGCTGGCCGACGACCTCGGGCCGGGCGCGGTGGGAGACCTGGCCGACCAGAGCCGAATCGCCCGGCTGGACAAGCAGATCGAGTTGACCGGATGGCGGTCGCTGCGCTCGGATGACGCCTCGGGCGTCGAAGTTGCCATCGTCGCAGAGGAATTCGGACGCCGGCTCGTCGACGCCCCGTTCCTGGGCCCGGTGCTGGCCGACGACCTGACCCGCCATCTCGACTCGGGCGCCGGCCAGGCCACCGTGGCCGTCGACGATCGCGCCATCGACGCCCGCGGTTACCAACGCGCCGTTACGCTTTCGGGCACCACGGTCCTGGCCTGCGACCTCGGTGCGGACGCCGACGGCGCCGACCTGACCCGGTCCTGCGTCGGGCTCACCGGGTCGCCGACGCCGCTGGGCGAGGTGTCCGCCGAAGCCGCCGAGCGGTGGCGAGCGCTGGCGCTGGTCGCCACGGCCGCCGACCTGGTCGGTGCCGCGCGCGGAGCACACGCCGTCGCCTGCGACTACGCGAAGATCCGCGAGCAGTACGGCAAACCGATCGGGTCGTATCAGGCGATCGCCCACCTGCTGGCCGAATCCCTGGCGCTCATCGAGGGTTCGGTGAGCGTGCTGCGCCACGCCGCGTGGGCCGTCGACGAACTGGAACCAACCGAGGCCGTCCAGGCCGCGCGGGTGGCCAAGGTCTACTGTGCCCGCGCCGCCAGAACCGTGTGCGAGACCGCCATCCAAGTGCACGGCGGGATCGGCAACACCTGGGAATGCCTGGTGCACGTGTACCTGCGCCGGGCCCTGACGTCGACCGAGCTGTGGCCGGTCACTTTGAGGGAGGTCGGCCGTGGACTTTCGTGA
- a CDS encoding acyl-CoA synthetase — MTEPAALVFEEQQFSLPELDALTGGLAAALRKRGVGPGHRVAVMSSNRPEFVAAVLAIWRLGAAAVLVSPAWKRTEVEHAVALTGPTDAVGDHPVLAGLMPMLHLDEPIDPGDTAGAVPPGGDAVLVFSSGTTGLPKAVRHTHASLDAAVRHWRDALGLSYRDRIQVATPPSHILGLLNILTALRTGIWVRLHRRFDVDRMLRHIETDRITVEMAVAPIALAIASHPGLESYDLSSLRYFMWGATPVTATVAETVTRRTGVRWVPAYGTTELPVIACNPIEAPRLDSVGRAVSGVQVRVVSLQTGEPVGPGEVGEIQARSDSLMAGYLPVEATAEVLHDGWYRTGDVGHLDGDGWLRITDRLKEMVKVRGFQVAPAEIETVLHGHPAVRDCAVFGVPDGVNGEAVVAAIARQGTQAAFDDTELAAELSARVDAKLASYKRLSRVVFVPDIPRLPSGKVLRRVLKESYGCTSDG; from the coding sequence GTGACCGAGCCGGCCGCGCTCGTGTTCGAGGAGCAGCAATTCAGCCTGCCTGAACTCGACGCGCTGACCGGTGGGCTGGCCGCCGCTTTACGCAAACGGGGGGTAGGTCCAGGCCACCGGGTGGCGGTCATGTCGTCCAACCGGCCCGAGTTCGTCGCCGCCGTGCTGGCGATCTGGCGCCTCGGTGCGGCGGCGGTACTGGTCAGCCCGGCCTGGAAGCGCACTGAGGTCGAGCACGCCGTCGCGCTCACCGGACCCACCGACGCCGTGGGGGACCACCCGGTCCTGGCCGGACTGATGCCGATGCTGCACCTGGACGAACCGATCGACCCCGGTGACACCGCCGGCGCCGTGCCGCCCGGCGGCGACGCGGTGCTGGTGTTCAGCTCCGGCACCACCGGCTTGCCGAAGGCCGTGCGGCACACGCACGCGTCGCTGGATGCGGCCGTGCGGCACTGGCGCGACGCGCTCGGGTTGAGCTACCGAGACCGCATCCAGGTCGCCACCCCGCCGTCGCACATCCTCGGTCTGCTGAACATCCTGACCGCGTTGCGCACCGGCATCTGGGTGCGGTTGCACCGCCGCTTCGATGTCGACCGGATGCTGCGGCACATCGAAACAGACCGCATCACAGTCGAAATGGCCGTGGCGCCGATCGCGCTGGCCATCGCCTCGCACCCCGGCCTGGAGTCCTACGACCTCTCGTCGTTGCGGTATTTCATGTGGGGTGCGACGCCGGTGACCGCCACCGTCGCCGAGACGGTCACCCGGCGCACCGGCGTTCGGTGGGTTCCGGCGTACGGCACCACCGAGTTGCCGGTGATCGCGTGCAACCCGATCGAGGCGCCCCGGCTGGACTCGGTCGGCCGCGCGGTGTCCGGGGTGCAGGTGCGGGTGGTGTCGCTGCAGACGGGTGAGCCGGTCGGGCCCGGCGAGGTCGGCGAGATCCAGGCGCGGTCGGACTCCCTGATGGCCGGCTACCTGCCGGTCGAGGCGACCGCCGAGGTGTTGCACGACGGTTGGTACCGAACCGGGGACGTCGGCCACCTCGACGGCGACGGTTGGTTGCGCATCACCGACCGCCTCAAGGAGATGGTCAAGGTGCGCGGCTTCCAGGTCGCGCCCGCCGAGATCGAGACGGTGCTGCACGGCCATCCGGCGGTGCGGGACTGCGCTGTTTTCGGCGTTCCCGACGGTGTCAACGGCGAGGCGGTGGTGGCCGCCATCGCCAGGCAGGGCACGCAAGCCGCGTTCGACGACACCGAACTCGCCGCGGAACTCAGTGCGCGGGTGGACGCGAAGCTGGCGTCCTACAAAAGGCTGAGCCGGGTGGTGTTCGTGCCCGATATTCCCCGCCTGCCCTCGGGCAAGGTGTTACGCAGAGTGCTCAAGGAGAGCTATGGATGTACGTCTGACGGCTGA
- a CDS encoding hypothetical protein (frameshifted, insertion at around 5614147;~possible pseudo due to internal stop codon), with product MTELGTVTIHLDRKKVTVPLVPGETLLESARRAGLEPPFNCEAGNCGTCMARLTEGTATMRTNDALDDDEVEDGYILTCQAVPDAAPITVLYE from the coding sequence ATGACGGAGCTGGGCACGGTAACGATTCATCTCGACCGTAAGAAAGTCACGGTGCCGCTGGTTCCCGGCGAAACACTGCTGGAGAGCGCGCGCCGCGCCGGGCTGGAACCACCGTTCAACTGCGAGGCCGGCAACTGCGGCACCTGCATGGCCAGGCTGACCGAAGGCACCGCGACGATGCGGACCAACGACGCCCTCGACGACGACGAGGTCGAGGACGGTTACATTCTGACCTGCCAGGCCGTACCGGACGCGGCACCGATCACCGTGCTGTACGAGTAA
- a CDS encoding amidohydrolase, with product MKDDDLILVSIDDHVVEPPDMFRRHVPAKYRDEAPIVVTDDKGVDQWMYQGRPQGVSGLNAVVSWPAEEWGRDPAGFAEMRPGVYDVHERVRDMNRNGILASMCFPTFTGFSARHLNMTREDVTLVMVSAYNDWHIDEWAGSYPDRFIPIAILPTWTPEGMCAEIRRVAAKGCRAVTMPELPHLEGLPSYHDEDYWGPVFRTLSEQNVVMCLHIGTGFGAISMAPNAPIDNLIILATQVSAMCAQDLLWGPAMRNYPDLKFAFSEGGIGWIPFYLDRSDRHYTNQKWLRRDFGDKLPSDVFREHSLACYVTDKTSLKLRHEIGIDIIAWECDYPHSDCFWPDAPEQVLAELNAAGADDADINKITWANACRFFGWDPFARTPREQATVQALRAKATDVDVSIRSRAEWARRYREKQLETL from the coding sequence ATGAAGGATGACGACCTGATTCTGGTGAGCATCGACGACCACGTGGTCGAACCGCCGGACATGTTCCGGCGGCACGTGCCCGCCAAATATCGAGACGAAGCCCCGATCGTCGTCACCGACGACAAGGGTGTGGACCAGTGGATGTACCAGGGCAGGCCGCAAGGGGTGAGCGGACTGAACGCGGTGGTGTCCTGGCCGGCCGAGGAATGGGGCCGCGACCCAGCCGGTTTCGCCGAGATGCGCCCCGGTGTCTACGACGTCCACGAACGCGTCCGGGACATGAACCGCAACGGAATCCTCGCGTCGATGTGCTTCCCGACCTTCACCGGATTCTCGGCCCGGCACCTCAACATGACGCGCGAGGACGTCACCCTGGTGATGGTGTCGGCCTACAACGACTGGCACATCGACGAGTGGGCCGGGTCCTATCCCGACCGGTTCATCCCGATCGCGATCCTGCCCACCTGGACGCCCGAGGGGATGTGCGCCGAGATCCGCCGGGTGGCCGCCAAGGGCTGCCGAGCGGTCACCATGCCGGAATTGCCGCATCTGGAAGGACTTCCGAGCTATCACGACGAGGACTACTGGGGACCCGTGTTCCGCACCCTGTCCGAGCAGAACGTGGTGATGTGCCTGCACATCGGCACCGGGTTCGGCGCGATCAGCATGGCGCCCAACGCGCCGATCGACAACCTGATCATCCTGGCCACCCAGGTCTCGGCGATGTGCGCCCAGGACCTGTTGTGGGGCCCCGCCATGCGCAACTATCCGGACCTGAAATTCGCCTTCTCCGAAGGCGGTATCGGCTGGATCCCGTTCTACCTGGACCGCAGCGACCGCCATTACACCAACCAGAAATGGTTGCGCCGCGACTTCGGGGACAAGCTGCCCAGCGACGTCTTCCGGGAGCACTCGCTGGCCTGCTACGTCACCGACAAGACGTCGCTGAAGCTGCGCCACGAGATCGGCATCGACATCATCGCCTGGGAGTGCGACTATCCCCACTCGGACTGCTTCTGGCCGGACGCCCCGGAGCAGGTGCTGGCCGAGCTGAACGCGGCCGGTGCCGACGACGCCGACATCAACAAGATCACCTGGGCCAACGCCTGCCGGTTCTTCGGCTGGGACCCGTTCGCCCGAACCCCGCGCGAGCAGGCGACGGTTCAGGCGCTGCGCGCCAAGGCAACCGACGTGGACGTGTCGATCCGGTCGCGGGCCGAGTGGGCACGGCGCTACCGGGAAAAGCAGCTCGAGACGCTTTAG
- a CDS encoding CoA transferase gives MTGAGPLSGIRILEVGTMLAGPYATMLLADLGAEVTKIEPPGGEISRSVGATYFASLNRNKSSIVLDLNSDAGQRRLGELVADSHALLVNLKPSAIRRLRLTYDELKRHNEQIVCVAITGFGLYGGDDPAFDYVVQAGVGTAALTGDPDGPPTLPGYSSADNSTGMTAALGLLAKIISGTGGQVDVSLRDVMLSQLNYHASAYLNSGIEPQRRPYGAHSYYVPAQLFPTSDGYLALFITHDGFWKSFAAEAGIGGFETMAERVARRDEVLAVVTAMLATDSAVGWERRLRPLGVPAAAVRTLPEALEATPEVVVRAGEFRLVGSPIHVSGYEPEYRPPPELPQS, from the coding sequence GTGACCGGAGCCGGGCCGCTGTCGGGGATACGCATCCTCGAGGTCGGCACCATGCTGGCGGGCCCGTACGCGACTATGCTGCTGGCCGACCTCGGTGCCGAGGTCACCAAGATCGAGCCGCCCGGCGGTGAGATATCCCGCAGCGTTGGCGCCACCTACTTCGCCAGCCTCAACCGCAACAAGTCCAGTATCGTACTGGACTTGAATTCCGATGCGGGACAACGGCGATTGGGCGAACTGGTGGCCGACTCGCACGCGCTGCTGGTCAATTTGAAGCCGTCGGCCATCCGCCGGCTGAGGTTGACCTACGACGAGTTGAAGCGGCACAACGAGCAGATCGTCTGCGTGGCGATCACCGGCTTCGGTCTGTACGGTGGCGACGACCCGGCGTTCGACTACGTGGTGCAGGCCGGCGTCGGCACCGCCGCCTTGACGGGTGACCCGGACGGTCCGCCCACCCTGCCCGGTTATTCATCGGCCGACAACTCCACCGGAATGACCGCGGCACTGGGGCTGTTGGCCAAGATCATCTCCGGCACCGGCGGCCAGGTCGATGTGTCGCTGCGCGACGTGATGCTGTCGCAGCTGAACTACCATGCCTCGGCCTATCTCAACAGCGGCATCGAACCGCAGCGCCGCCCGTACGGTGCTCACTCGTATTACGTTCCCGCGCAACTATTTCCGACCTCCGATGGCTATCTGGCGCTGTTCATCACGCACGACGGATTCTGGAAATCCTTCGCCGCCGAAGCCGGCATCGGAGGTTTCGAGACGATGGCCGAGCGGGTCGCCCGCCGCGACGAAGTACTCGCCGTCGTCACCGCGATGCTGGCCACCGACAGTGCCGTCGGGTGGGAACGACGACTGCGTCCGCTCGGTGTTCCGGCGGCCGCCGTGCGGACCCTGCCCGAGGCGCTGGAAGCCACTCCGGAAGTGGTGGTGCGAGCGGGCGAATTCCGGTTGGTCGGCAGCCCCATTCACGTCTCAGGGTACGAACCCGAGTACCGGCCGCCGCCGGAGTTGCCGCAAAGCTAA